The Daucus carota subsp. sativus chromosome 2, DH1 v3.0, whole genome shotgun sequence genome includes a window with the following:
- the LOC108209376 gene encoding pyrophosphate-energized membrane proton pump 2: MMDDVMETGNMGHYQDRLRTFPNMRTKPYTPLIFRILMRFNVRVLFLFLLFGFGAIFYVGASTSPTIIFVFAVCITSFLVAMYLAKWVLAKDEGPPEMTQISDAIRDGAEGFFRTQYGTISKMAILLAGVILCIYLLRSTTPQQESSGLGRSASAYITVAAFLLGAMCSGVAGYVGMWVSVRANVRVSSAARRSAREALQIAVRAGGFSAIMVVGMAVVGVAILYSTFYVWLGVGSPGSMKVTDLPLLLVGYGFGASFVALFAQLGGGIYTKAADVGADLVGKIEHGIPEDDARNPAVIADLVGDNVGDCAARGADLFESIAAEIISAMILGGTMAERCKIEDPSGFILFPLVVHSFDLVVSSVGIFSIRGTRGSNLSGGAEDPMMILQKGYSLTILLAVLTFGVSTRWMLYTEQAPLAWLNFFLCGLVGITTAYAFVWITKYYTDYKHEPVRTLALSSSTGHGTNIIAGISLGLESTALPVLVISVSIVSAFWLGRTSGLVDEAGNPTGGLFGTAVATMGMLSTAAYVLTMDMFGPIADNAGGIVEMSQQPESVREITDVLDAVGNTTKATTKGFAIGSAALASFLLFSAYMDEVASFAHEPFKQVDIAIPEVFVGGLLGSMLIFLFSAWACAAVGRTAQEVVNEVRRQFTERPGIMDYREKPDYARCVAIVASASLREMIKPGALAIASPIVVGLVFRLLGFYTGQTLLGAKVVASMLMFATVSGILMALFLNTAGGAWDNAKKYIETGALGGKGSDCHKAAITGDTVGDPFKDTAGPSIHVLIKMLATITLVMAPVFL; the protein is encoded by the exons ATGATGGATGATGTAATGGAGACCGGGAATATGGGGCACTACCAGGACAGGTTGAGGACTTTCCCAAATATGCGCACAAAACCATACACACCATTg ATCTTTCGCATTCTCATGAGATTCAATGTCCGAGTTCTTTTTCTGTTTCTGCTCTTTGGGTTTGGAGCTATTTTTTATGTTGGTGCAAGTACCTCCCCGAccattatatttgtatttgcagTATGCATCACAAGTTTCTTGGTAGCAATGTATCTAGCTAAATGGGTCCTTGCAAAGGACGAGGGACCTCCTGAAATGACTCAG ATATCAGATGCAATACGCGACGGTGCTGAAGGTTTTTTCAGAACTCAATATGGAACTATCTCCAAGATGGCCATATTACTAGCTGGAGTGATTCTCTGCATATACCTATTGCGTAGTACAACTCCTCAGCAAGAATCTTCTGGCCTAGGAAG GTCTGCATCTGCATATATTACTGTTGCTGCTTTTCTTCTAGGGGCCATGTGCTCTGGTGTTGCTGGATATGTTGGCATGTGGGTCTCAGTACGTGCAAATGTTAGAGTCTCGAGTGCTGCAAGGCGGTCCGCAAGGGAGGCACTGCAG ATAGCTGTCAGGGCTGGCGGATTCTCTGCTATTATGGTAGTTGGTATGGCTGTAGTTGGTGTTGCCATTCTCTATTCCACATTTTATGTCTGGCTAGGGGTGGGTTCACCAGGTTCTATGAAGGTCACAGACT TGCCCCTTCTTCTCGTGGGTTACGGTTTTGGTGCATCCTTTGTTGCCCTCTTTGCTCAGCTTGGTGGAGGTATATACACAAAAGCAGCTGATGTTGGCGCTGACCTTGTTGGAAAAATAGAGCATGGAATACCTGAAGACGATGCTAGGAATCCTGCAGTGATTGCTGATTTG GTAGGAGACAATGTGGGTGATTGTGCTGCTCGAGGTGCGGATCTATTTGAAAGCATAGCAGCAGAAATCATCAGTGCTATGATACTGGGAGGAACAATGGCTGAACGCTGCAAAATTGAAG ATCCCTCGGGCTTCATTCTGTTTCCTCTTGTTGTTCACTCGTTTGACCTAGTGGTATCATCTGTTGGAATATTTTCGATACGGGGAACACGGGGTTCTAACTTAAGTGGTGGTGCAGAAGATCCAATGATGATTCTTCAGAAAGGATATTCTCTTACAATATTATTAGCGGTTCTAACCTTCGGGGTG tcTACACGCTGGATGCTTTACACGGAGCAAGCGCCTTTAGCCtggctgaatttttttttatgcggTTTAGTTGGAATCACAACCGCGTATGCTTTTGTCTGGATCACTAAGTACTACACTGATTACAAGCATGAGCCAGTACGAACATTGGCTCTTTCTAGCTCTACAGGGCATGGAACTAACATCATCGCGGGTATCAGTTTGGGTCTGGAATCCACAGCTCTTCCTGTTCTGGTCATAAGCGTATCTATAGTTTCAGCTTTCTGGTTAGGCCGCACCTCTGGACTAGTGGATGAAGCTGGAAATCCAACTGGCGGGTTGTTTGGGACCGCGGTAGCGACAATGGGAATGCTAAGTACTGCAGCATATGTTCTCACTATGGACATGTTTGGTCCAATAGCTGATAATGCTGGTGGGATTGTAGAGATGAGCCAGCAG CCTGAAAGTGTTCGAGAAATCACCGATGTTCTTGATGCTGTTGGAAATACCACAAAAGCTACCACTAAAGGTTTTGCTATTGGATCTGCAGCTCTTGCATCATTCCTCCTGTTTAGTGCTTATATGGATGAAGTAGCATCATTTGCTCATGAACCTTTCAAGCAG GTTGATATTGCCATTCCAGAAGTATTTGTTGGTGGATTGTTGGGCTCCATGCTTATTTTCCTCTTCAGTGCATGGGCCTGTGCTGCAGTTGGGCGGACTGCACAAGAAGTGGTTAATGAAGTAAGAAGACAGTTCACCGAGAGACCAGGCATTATG GACTACAGGGAAAAGCCAGATTATGCCCGGTGTGTAGCAATTGTTGCGTCTGCATCTTTAAGAGAGATGATAAAGCCTGGAGCTTTGGCTATTGCATCACCTATAGTTGTTG GTTTAGTTTTTAGGTTATTAGGGTTCTATACAGGGCAAACTCTTTTAGGGGCAAAAGTTGTAGCTTCCATGTTGATGTTTGCAACTGTATCTGGTATTCTCATGGCTCTTTTCCTTAACACTGCTGGTGGAGCCTGGGACAATGCTAAGAAATATATTGAGACAGGAGCTCTTGGAGGCAAAGGGAGTGATTGTCATAAAGCAGCAATTACAGGGGACAC TGTTGGAGATCCATTCAAGGACACGGCTGGACCTTCAATCCATGTTCTCATTAAAATGCTTGCGACGATCACCCTTGTCATGGCTCCTGTGTTTCTATGA